The following proteins are co-located in the Myxococcus guangdongensis genome:
- a CDS encoding cyclic peptide export ABC transporter: protein MSLLALLFKKSKLPIILAALLGILTGACSAALVAAMNQALTSRTVADAMPLMPVFVGLAVAVLVLRIISQLQLASMQQEALLELRLSLCRRILEAPLRKLEEAGQHKLLAALTEDIGVINSTIAVIPGVIICLATLVGCLMYLAWLSGPLLGLILGVIAVVMASVALPNRYAYAQFFKRRETHDAMYSGFRTLIDGSKELQLHHARSEDFFNRDLKPTAEEVSKISLTTSKLFIITGSWGGFMVMAVIGFILFGVPRFQEVEMSTLAAYALVVLYLQQPLDGLMNQWPNLSRSHVAMKKLEKLGLSLADPEPPALDDSLPRDFQRIELVGLSHTYRRELDGASFTLGPIDATLRRGELVFLVGGNGSGKTTLAKLFTGLYAPEQGELRVDGVPVTAATRRAYRQLFSAVFFDFHLFERMLGLDHPGMEDKAREYLSRLQLERKVRVEDGKLSTVALSQGQRKRLALLTSFLEDRPIYVFDEWAADQDPVFRELFYREMLPALRDQGKLVFVISHDDRYFHLADRVLKLEAGQLVPSSAPLMTAVPA from the coding sequence GTGTCATTGCTCGCCCTGCTCTTCAAGAAGTCGAAGCTGCCCATCATCCTCGCCGCGTTGCTGGGCATCCTCACGGGCGCCTGTAGCGCGGCGCTCGTCGCGGCGATGAATCAGGCCCTGACGTCCCGGACGGTGGCGGACGCGATGCCGCTGATGCCCGTCTTCGTGGGGCTGGCGGTGGCCGTGCTCGTGCTGCGAATCATCTCCCAGCTCCAGCTGGCCTCCATGCAGCAGGAGGCGCTGCTGGAGCTGCGGCTGTCGCTGTGTCGTCGCATCCTCGAGGCGCCCCTGCGCAAGCTGGAGGAGGCCGGGCAACACAAGCTGCTGGCCGCGCTGACCGAGGACATCGGCGTCATCAACAGCACCATCGCCGTCATCCCCGGCGTCATCATCTGTCTGGCGACGCTCGTCGGATGTCTCATGTATCTGGCGTGGCTGTCCGGGCCGCTGCTGGGGCTCATCCTGGGCGTCATCGCGGTGGTGATGGCGAGCGTGGCGCTGCCCAACCGCTATGCCTACGCGCAGTTCTTCAAGCGGCGTGAGACCCACGACGCGATGTACAGCGGCTTTCGCACGCTCATCGACGGCTCGAAGGAGCTGCAGCTCCACCACGCGCGCAGCGAGGACTTCTTCAATCGGGACCTCAAGCCGACGGCGGAGGAGGTCTCGAAGATCTCCCTGACGACGAGCAAGCTCTTCATCATCACCGGCAGCTGGGGCGGCTTCATGGTGATGGCCGTCATCGGCTTCATCCTCTTCGGCGTGCCGCGCTTCCAGGAGGTGGAGATGTCCACCCTGGCGGCGTACGCGCTGGTGGTGCTGTACCTGCAGCAGCCGCTCGACGGGCTGATGAACCAGTGGCCCAACCTGTCGCGCAGCCACGTGGCGATGAAGAAGCTGGAGAAGCTGGGCCTGTCCCTGGCGGACCCCGAGCCCCCCGCGCTGGACGACAGCCTGCCGCGCGACTTCCAGCGCATCGAGCTGGTCGGCCTCAGCCACACCTACCGACGCGAGCTCGACGGCGCCAGCTTCACGCTGGGCCCCATCGACGCGACGCTGCGGCGCGGGGAGCTGGTGTTCCTGGTGGGCGGCAACGGCAGCGGCAAGACGACGCTGGCCAAGCTCTTCACCGGACTCTACGCACCCGAGCAGGGCGAGCTGCGCGTGGACGGCGTCCCCGTCACCGCCGCCACCCGACGCGCCTACCGTCAGCTGTTCTCCGCCGTCTTCTTCGACTTCCACCTCTTCGAGCGGATGCTCGGCCTGGACCACCCCGGCATGGAGGACAAGGCGCGCGAGTACCTCAGCCGCCTGCAGCTCGAGCGGAAGGTCCGGGTGGAGGACGGCAAGCTGTCCACCGTGGCGCTGTCACAGGGGCAGCGCAAGCGCCTGGCCCTGCTCACCTCGTTCCTGGAGGACCGCCCCATCTACGTCTTCGACGAGTGGGCCGCGGACCAGGACCCGGTGTTCCGCGAGCTGTTCTACCGCGAGATGCTCCCGGCGCTCAGGGACCAGGGCAAGCTCGTCTTCGTCATCAGCCACGACGACCGTTACTTCCACCTGGCGGACCGTGTGCTCAAGCTCGAGGCCGGGCAGCTCGTGCCCTCCTCCGCGCCCCTGATGACGGCCGTGCCCGCGTGA
- a CDS encoding Lnb N-terminal periplasmic domain-containing protein, whose protein sequence is MRFSSGAFNVITALVVLGGTGWAALALALTGAGPEGPHWVRALGALVVAGLALFAWKEGSRLGAVGVVVAASAGLHFWAFSHAPSNQREWAPDLARMARADVEGTRVTIHDVRDFRYRSTTDWDASWYTATYDAKELTGAWFIVEPFSGFYGAAHTMVSFGFSDGRYVVFSVEVRREKGETFSAVGGLFRQFELVYVVGDERDLVQLRSNHRKDDVYLYPVNASKERISDFFLDMVARMNALHEHPEFYNSVYNNCTTNLVGHFEKVSALKVPYDHRTLLPAFSDELAYELDLIDRDAPLADVRARHLINARALEAAGQADFSQRIREGAARANSSP, encoded by the coding sequence ATGCGATTCTCCTCGGGGGCCTTCAACGTCATCACCGCGCTCGTCGTCCTGGGCGGCACCGGCTGGGCCGCGCTCGCGCTCGCGCTGACGGGGGCCGGACCGGAGGGGCCGCATTGGGTGCGGGCCCTGGGGGCGCTGGTGGTGGCGGGGCTGGCCCTCTTCGCCTGGAAGGAGGGCTCCCGGCTGGGCGCGGTGGGTGTGGTGGTGGCGGCGAGCGCGGGCCTGCACTTCTGGGCCTTCTCCCACGCGCCGTCCAACCAGCGGGAGTGGGCGCCGGACCTGGCGCGGATGGCCCGGGCGGACGTGGAGGGCACCCGCGTGACGATTCACGACGTGCGCGACTTCCGCTACCGCAGCACGACGGACTGGGATGCGTCCTGGTACACGGCCACCTACGACGCGAAGGAGCTGACGGGGGCCTGGTTCATCGTCGAGCCGTTCTCCGGCTTCTACGGCGCCGCGCACACCATGGTGAGCTTCGGCTTCTCGGACGGGCGCTACGTCGTCTTCTCCGTGGAGGTGCGCCGCGAGAAGGGCGAGACGTTCTCCGCCGTGGGCGGCCTGTTCCGCCAGTTCGAGCTGGTCTACGTGGTGGGGGACGAGCGTGATTTGGTCCAGCTGCGCTCCAACCACCGCAAGGACGACGTGTATCTCTACCCGGTGAACGCGTCGAAGGAGCGCATCTCCGACTTCTTCCTGGACATGGTGGCGCGGATGAACGCGCTGCACGAGCACCCGGAGTTCTACAACTCCGTCTACAACAACTGCACCACCAACCTGGTGGGTCACTTCGAGAAGGTGAGCGCGCTGAAGGTGCCGTACGACCACCGCACGCTCCTGCCCGCCTTCTCCGACGAGCTCGCGTACGAGCTGGACCTCATCGACCGCGACGCGCCCCTGGCGGACGTGCGCGCCCGGCACCTCATCAACGCCCGGGCCCTGGAGGCCGCGGGGCAGGCCGACTTCTCGCAGCGCATCCGCGAGGGCGCGGCCCGCGCGAACTCAAGCCCCTGA
- a CDS encoding ketopantoate reductase family protein, which translates to MRFAIVGSGGVGGYYGARLVRADHEVGFLARGAHLAALRRKGLTILSPEGDFTVPVRAEEDAARLGPVDVVILGVKNYDVASVLPQVKTLLAASQEPALGGATAVVVTLQNGVDSPSEVAAAVGEAAVIGGTTYISTAISEPGVIKQTGTQHRIVLGEAFGDTSRVSRRVQAVRDVLAQAGLNAEAVADARAPLWEKLAFLAPMAGFCTAARSTVGPLREGPFFRETFREAAAEVLRVAAAEGVSTTTRPDDVLNYMDGVPPEVRPSMMVDFDAGKPLEVEYLQGTVARRGHALGVPTPVMSTLYSVLLPHAKGTRRS; encoded by the coding sequence ATGCGATTCGCCATCGTCGGTTCGGGAGGAGTGGGCGGCTACTACGGCGCGCGGCTGGTTCGCGCGGACCATGAGGTGGGCTTCCTCGCGCGGGGGGCGCACCTGGCCGCCCTGCGGCGGAAGGGCCTGACCATCCTCAGCCCCGAGGGGGACTTCACCGTCCCCGTGCGCGCCGAGGAGGACGCCGCCCGCCTGGGTCCCGTGGACGTGGTCATCCTGGGCGTGAAGAACTACGACGTCGCCAGCGTGCTGCCCCAGGTGAAGACGCTGCTGGCCGCGTCCCAGGAGCCCGCGCTGGGGGGCGCCACCGCGGTGGTCGTCACGCTGCAGAACGGCGTGGACAGTCCGTCCGAGGTCGCCGCGGCCGTGGGCGAGGCGGCGGTCATCGGCGGCACCACGTACATCTCCACCGCCATCAGCGAGCCGGGCGTCATCAAGCAGACGGGCACGCAGCACCGCATCGTGCTGGGCGAGGCCTTCGGCGACACGTCGCGCGTCTCTCGGCGGGTGCAGGCCGTGCGGGACGTGCTCGCCCAGGCGGGGCTCAACGCGGAGGCGGTAGCGGACGCGCGCGCGCCGCTCTGGGAGAAGCTCGCGTTCCTGGCCCCCATGGCGGGCTTCTGTACCGCCGCGAGGAGCACGGTGGGGCCGCTGAGAGAGGGCCCCTTCTTCCGGGAGACGTTCCGCGAGGCCGCCGCCGAGGTGCTGCGCGTCGCCGCCGCCGAGGGTGTGTCCACGACCACGCGGCCGGACGACGTGCTGAACTACATGGACGGCGTCCCCCCGGAGGTACGTCCCTCGATGATGGTGGACTTCGACGCGGGCAAGCCGCTGGAGGTCGAGTACCTGCAGGGCACGGTCGCGCGGCGAGGCCATGCGCTCGGCGTCCCCACCCCGGTGATGAGCACCCTGTATTCCGTGTTGCTGCCGCACGCGAAGGGCACGCGTCGGAGCTGA
- a CDS encoding styrene monooxygenase/indole monooxygenase family protein — MASIGIVGAGTAGLHLGLKLLSQGISVSIYAEQEPDALRAGRLMNTVTHHAPTRTREREMWVDFWGAPELAMNRCAIHVHGPQLISLWGRVAEPSLCVDYRLYQPRLAEAFVERGGHLEVRPVDAKELEALSRRHTLVVVATGRHGLNALFPRVPELSPHTKPPRVLFAAILKGLRMPEPLGMHANLVPGQGEVFESQMITRQGRVPSTLIEAIPGTELAALISRKRDDDPAAFDVGLLDIMRRHAPATYERIDPTEFGVRGPLDFLQGGFTPTVRRAWAELGEGRYVMAVGDTHVTNDPIAGQGANAASASAFTLAVAIHDTLLSERPFDETFCRDTEARMWTAVAPATTWTNALLEPPPPHVIDLLVAGSRDSRVADAIATAFMIPERILGACASPEATAEFVMNAGRPSAEVLAATGALGWDTGTRIRPLAG, encoded by the coding sequence ATGGCGAGCATCGGTATCGTCGGCGCCGGCACTGCCGGTCTGCACCTGGGTCTGAAGCTTCTCTCGCAGGGCATCTCGGTCAGCATCTACGCGGAGCAGGAGCCGGACGCGCTGCGCGCGGGTCGCCTGATGAACACGGTGACGCACCACGCGCCCACGCGGACGCGCGAGCGGGAGATGTGGGTGGACTTCTGGGGCGCGCCGGAGCTGGCGATGAACCGCTGCGCCATCCACGTGCACGGGCCCCAGCTCATCAGCCTGTGGGGCCGGGTGGCCGAGCCCAGCCTGTGCGTGGACTACCGGCTGTACCAGCCGCGCCTCGCCGAGGCCTTCGTGGAGCGCGGGGGCCACCTGGAGGTCCGCCCGGTGGACGCCAAGGAGCTGGAGGCGCTGTCGAGGCGGCACACGCTGGTGGTGGTGGCCACCGGGCGCCACGGCCTCAACGCGCTGTTCCCGCGCGTGCCGGAGCTGTCCCCGCACACGAAGCCTCCGCGGGTGTTGTTCGCGGCCATCCTCAAGGGCCTGCGCATGCCGGAGCCGCTCGGAATGCACGCCAACCTGGTGCCCGGCCAGGGCGAGGTCTTCGAGTCGCAGATGATCACCCGACAGGGCCGCGTGCCCAGCACGCTCATCGAGGCGATTCCCGGCACGGAGCTGGCGGCGCTCATCTCCCGCAAGCGCGACGACGACCCGGCCGCGTTCGACGTGGGCCTGCTGGACATCATGCGCCGCCACGCGCCCGCGACGTACGAGCGCATCGACCCGACGGAGTTCGGCGTGCGCGGTCCGTTGGACTTCCTGCAGGGCGGCTTCACGCCGACGGTGCGCCGCGCGTGGGCCGAGCTGGGCGAGGGCCGCTATGTGATGGCGGTGGGCGACACGCACGTGACGAATGATCCCATCGCGGGCCAGGGCGCCAACGCGGCCTCCGCGTCCGCCTTCACGCTGGCGGTGGCCATCCACGACACGCTGTTGTCGGAGCGCCCCTTCGACGAGACGTTCTGCCGAGACACCGAGGCCCGGATGTGGACCGCCGTGGCGCCGGCCACGACATGGACCAACGCGCTGCTCGAGCCGCCTCCGCCGCACGTCATCGACCTGCTGGTGGCGGGCAGCCGCGACAGCCGCGTGGCGGACGCCATCGCCACCGCGTTCATGATTCCCGAGCGCATCCTGGGCGCGTGCGCCTCTCCCGAGGCCACCGCGGAGTTCGTGATGAACGCGGGCCGTCCGAGCGCCGAGGTGCTGGCGGCCACGGGCGCGCTGGGCTGGGACACGGGCACGCGCATCCGGCCGCTGGCGGGCTGA
- a CDS encoding nucleoside 2-deoxyribosyltransferase produces the protein MSAALDVVLEVGDVTEATADVVLFKFAQRLYGAAGVAARRLEVVGVPPAQVEVMPGEHRFLESHGALGSPLALFIGTVRLGEFGYHEIRQFAPRALKALESKPGIKHVASTVHGPNYGLDEDEAVLAFVGGLIEAFQRGSGPKGLERFTVVEQDERRALRLRRALERGLGGTPGVEPLPGGGFRVRRERGFVQAPPMASAGMVSMTKPHAFVAMPFTPELEDTFHYGIQGPVKAAGMLCERVDQAVFDGPIIQRIKERIDTAKVVIADLSLANPNVYLEVGYAWGKGRPTLLLVRDVRELRFDVASYRCIVYRNIRELETLLTRELERLDAVRVTG, from the coding sequence ATGAGCGCGGCTCTCGACGTGGTGCTGGAAGTGGGGGACGTCACCGAGGCGACGGCCGACGTCGTCTTGTTCAAATTTGCACAGAGGTTGTACGGCGCGGCGGGAGTGGCGGCGCGGCGGCTGGAGGTGGTGGGCGTGCCGCCGGCGCAGGTGGAGGTGATGCCCGGGGAGCACCGCTTCCTGGAGTCGCACGGCGCCCTGGGCTCGCCGCTGGCGCTCTTCATCGGCACGGTGCGGCTGGGCGAGTTCGGCTACCACGAGATCCGCCAGTTCGCGCCGCGCGCGCTCAAGGCCCTGGAGTCCAAGCCCGGGATCAAGCACGTGGCGAGCACGGTGCACGGCCCCAACTACGGGCTGGACGAGGACGAGGCGGTGCTCGCCTTCGTGGGCGGGCTCATCGAGGCGTTCCAGCGAGGCTCGGGGCCCAAGGGACTGGAGCGCTTCACGGTGGTGGAGCAGGACGAGCGGCGCGCGCTGCGGCTGCGCAGAGCGCTGGAGCGCGGGCTGGGTGGCACGCCCGGGGTGGAGCCGCTGCCCGGTGGAGGCTTCCGGGTGCGCCGGGAGCGCGGCTTCGTGCAGGCGCCCCCCATGGCGAGCGCGGGCATGGTGTCCATGACGAAGCCGCACGCCTTCGTGGCGATGCCCTTCACTCCGGAGCTGGAGGACACGTTCCACTACGGCATCCAGGGGCCGGTGAAGGCCGCGGGCATGCTGTGCGAGCGCGTGGACCAGGCCGTGTTCGACGGGCCCATCATCCAGCGCATCAAGGAGCGCATCGACACGGCGAAGGTCGTCATCGCGGACCTGTCGCTGGCCAACCCCAACGTGTACCTGGAGGTCGGCTACGCGTGGGGCAAGGGGCGGCCCACGCTGCTGCTGGTGCGCGACGTGCGCGAGCTGCGCTTCGATGTCGCGTCGTACCGCTGCATCGTCTACCGGAACATCCGCGAGCTGGAGACGCTGCTGACGCGGGAGCTGGAGCGGCTGGACGCGGTGCGCGTGACGGGCTGA
- a CDS encoding D-TA family PLP-dependent enzyme yields MRGMSPTPLEALTTPAALVDLDRVEANLRRVADYTRGHALHWRPHTKTHKTVELARLQLASGAMGATVATVREAEVMATVADDVLLAYPPVGPARLSRLMALPARTRLTVALDSTEALDGLGRAAREAGRTVGVLVELDLGMRRVGVQTPADAVTLARAVADTTSVAYRGVIFYPGHVRAPVEQQDAALADQRARLGAFLDALSAVGLKPEVVSGGSTPMLWRSHEVPGLTEIRPGINVLNDRNTASLGACAWRDCAFSVLATVVSTAVPGQVVIDAGSKALAKEEGLAPSGGYGALLDKPELVVRSVSEEHGLLDVSSTPWRPRVGERVRVVPNHVCAAVNLHERLHVLRGDTVTETWEVAARGW; encoded by the coding sequence ATGCGCGGCATGTCCCCCACCCCGCTCGAAGCCCTCACCACGCCCGCCGCCCTCGTGGACCTGGACCGCGTGGAAGCCAACCTGCGCCGCGTGGCGGACTACACGCGCGGGCACGCGCTCCACTGGCGGCCGCACACGAAGACGCACAAGACGGTGGAGCTCGCGCGGCTGCAGCTCGCCTCGGGGGCCATGGGCGCCACCGTGGCCACCGTGCGAGAGGCCGAGGTCATGGCCACCGTCGCCGACGACGTGCTCCTCGCCTACCCGCCCGTGGGCCCCGCGCGTCTGTCGCGGCTGATGGCCCTGCCCGCGCGCACGCGCCTCACCGTGGCGCTCGACTCCACCGAGGCGCTCGACGGACTCGGCCGCGCGGCACGAGAGGCCGGGCGCACCGTGGGCGTGCTGGTGGAGTTGGACCTGGGCATGCGGCGCGTGGGCGTGCAGACGCCGGCGGACGCGGTGACGCTGGCGCGCGCGGTGGCGGACACGACGTCCGTAGCGTATCGCGGCGTCATCTTCTATCCGGGCCACGTGCGCGCGCCGGTGGAGCAGCAGGACGCGGCGCTCGCGGACCAGCGCGCGCGGCTGGGCGCCTTCCTGGACGCGCTGTCGGCCGTGGGGCTGAAGCCCGAGGTGGTCAGCGGCGGCTCCACGCCCATGCTGTGGCGCTCGCACGAGGTGCCGGGCCTGACGGAGATACGCCCCGGCATCAACGTGCTCAATGACCGCAACACCGCCTCGCTGGGCGCGTGCGCGTGGCGCGACTGCGCCTTCTCAGTGCTCGCCACCGTGGTGAGCACCGCCGTGCCCGGACAGGTGGTGATCGACGCGGGCTCCAAGGCCCTGGCCAAGGAGGAGGGGCTCGCGCCCTCGGGAGGCTACGGCGCGCTGCTGGACAAGCCGGAGCTGGTGGTGCGCTCCGTCTCCGAGGAGCACGGCCTGCTCGACGTCTCGTCCACGCCCTGGCGACCGCGCGTGGGCGAGCGCGTGCGCGTGGTGCCCAACCACGTCTGCGCCGCCGTCAACCTGCACGAGCGGCTGCACGTCCTGCGCGGGGACACCGTGACGGAGACCTGGGAGGTCGCCGCGCGAGGCTGGTGA
- a CDS encoding prolyl oligopeptidase family serine peptidase, translating to MKLRTAMAAAALMLPLASLAAAKGPSKPPATEKKDVVDTYHGTEVKDPYQWLEATDDAKVKQWNDGQNAHTRAILDKLPGREPLRQRITELLGWRSPGYGALTEAGGTLFVIKFQPPRQQPYLAVLGSVDDPSKERVLLDPMVLDPKGHTTIDFFEPTLDGKKLAVSLSKNGTESGDVSVYDVATGKPVPNEVVPRVNGGTAGGGLAWNADGTGFFYTRYPRGEERPAEDRDFFQQVYFHKLGTPTEQDTYALGKDFPRIAMTELETSPDGKHIAAMVANGDGGEYMLYLHGPDGKWAQVTKFADKVIRSRFGHDGALYLLSRQDAPRGKVLRLPLATPTLDKATVLVPEGEASIQGFFPAKTRLYINEQLGGPSQVRIVDLKGKDLGLVPTPPVSSTGGLVSAGGDDVYFSNVSFVQPQAWYRFSAKDGQVTKTALAKTSPLDMSDVEVVRTEATSKDGTKVPLSILKKKGTKLDGKNPTLLTGYGGFNISISPGFNALAGLWLEQGGVFAVANLRGGSEFGEKWHAEGSLTKKQNVFDDFYACAKLLVDQKYTQPKKLAIQGGSNGGLLMGAVVTQHPEAYGAVVARVGLYDMLRSERTSNGQFNVTEYGSVKDPEQFKALLAYSPVHNVKDGAKYPSVLFTSGANDPRVDPFHSRKMVARMQTATSTKNPILLRADAETGHGAGTPLNARIEEEVDAYSFIFSQLGVRYLPPAKKVAAPKPQ from the coding sequence ATGAAGCTGAGAACCGCGATGGCCGCGGCGGCGCTGATGCTGCCCCTGGCGTCCCTGGCCGCGGCCAAGGGCCCCTCCAAGCCGCCCGCCACGGAGAAGAAGGACGTCGTCGACACCTACCACGGCACGGAGGTCAAGGACCCGTACCAGTGGCTGGAGGCCACCGACGACGCGAAGGTGAAGCAGTGGAACGACGGGCAGAACGCCCACACGCGCGCCATCCTCGACAAGCTGCCCGGCCGTGAGCCGCTGCGCCAGCGCATCACCGAGCTGCTCGGGTGGAGGTCCCCGGGCTACGGCGCGCTGACCGAGGCGGGTGGCACGCTCTTCGTCATCAAGTTCCAGCCGCCGCGGCAGCAGCCGTACCTGGCGGTGCTCGGCTCCGTGGACGACCCGTCGAAGGAGCGCGTGCTCCTGGACCCCATGGTGCTGGACCCCAAGGGCCACACCACCATCGACTTCTTCGAGCCCACGCTGGACGGCAAGAAGCTGGCGGTGTCGCTGTCGAAGAACGGCACGGAGAGCGGCGACGTCTCCGTCTATGACGTGGCCACCGGCAAGCCCGTGCCCAACGAGGTGGTGCCGCGCGTGAATGGCGGCACGGCCGGCGGCGGGCTCGCGTGGAACGCGGACGGGACGGGCTTCTTCTACACGCGCTATCCGCGCGGCGAGGAGCGCCCGGCCGAGGACCGCGACTTCTTCCAGCAGGTCTACTTCCACAAGCTGGGCACGCCCACCGAGCAGGACACGTACGCGCTGGGCAAGGACTTCCCGCGCATCGCCATGACGGAGCTGGAGACGTCTCCGGACGGCAAGCACATCGCGGCCATGGTCGCCAACGGCGACGGCGGCGAGTACATGCTCTACCTGCACGGCCCCGACGGGAAGTGGGCGCAGGTGACGAAGTTCGCGGACAAGGTCATCCGCAGCCGCTTCGGCCACGACGGCGCCCTGTACCTGCTCAGTCGCCAGGACGCGCCGCGCGGCAAGGTGCTGCGCCTGCCGCTGGCCACGCCGACGCTGGACAAGGCCACGGTGCTGGTGCCCGAGGGCGAAGCCAGCATCCAGGGCTTCTTCCCCGCGAAGACGCGCCTGTACATCAACGAGCAGTTGGGTGGCCCGTCGCAGGTCCGCATCGTCGACCTGAAGGGCAAGGACCTGGGCCTGGTGCCCACGCCTCCCGTGTCCTCCACCGGCGGCTTGGTGAGCGCGGGGGGTGACGACGTGTACTTCAGCAACGTCAGCTTCGTGCAGCCGCAGGCCTGGTACCGCTTCTCCGCCAAGGACGGCCAGGTGACGAAGACGGCGCTCGCGAAGACGTCCCCGCTGGACATGAGCGACGTGGAGGTGGTGCGCACCGAGGCCACGTCCAAGGACGGCACCAAGGTCCCGCTCTCCATCCTGAAGAAGAAGGGCACGAAGCTGGACGGGAAGAACCCGACGCTGCTCACCGGCTACGGCGGCTTCAACATCTCCATCTCCCCGGGCTTCAACGCGCTGGCGGGCCTGTGGCTGGAGCAGGGCGGCGTCTTCGCGGTGGCCAACCTGCGCGGCGGCTCGGAGTTCGGCGAGAAGTGGCACGCCGAGGGCTCGCTGACGAAGAAGCAGAACGTGTTCGACGACTTCTACGCGTGCGCGAAGCTGCTGGTGGACCAGAAGTACACGCAGCCCAAGAAGCTGGCCATCCAGGGCGGCAGCAACGGCGGCCTGCTCATGGGCGCCGTCGTCACGCAGCACCCGGAGGCGTACGGCGCCGTGGTGGCCCGCGTGGGCCTCTACGACATGCTGCGCTCGGAGCGCACGTCCAACGGCCAGTTCAACGTCACCGAGTACGGCTCGGTGAAGGACCCCGAGCAGTTCAAGGCGCTCCTGGCCTACTCGCCGGTGCACAACGTGAAGGACGGCGCGAAGTACCCGTCCGTGCTCTTCACCTCCGGCGCCAATGATCCGCGCGTGGACCCGTTCCACTCGCGCAAGATGGTGGCGCGGATGCAGACGGCCACGTCGACGAAGAACCCCATCCTGCTGCGCGCGGACGCGGAGACGGGCCACGGCGCCGGCACGCCGCTCAACGCGCGCATCGAGGAGGAGGTGGACGCGTACTCGTTCATCTTCAGCCAGCTGGGCGTGAGGTACCTGCCGCCCGCGAAGAAGGTGGCCGCGCCGAAGCCGCAGTAA
- the dacB gene encoding D-alanyl-D-alanine carboxypeptidase/D-alanyl-D-alanine endopeptidase — MSRALSLCLVLAAAALPVGCRHAQHPATPTVNSVATSLFATLEDEGALASAFVLDATTGEPLYAHREHVRLLPASTMKVVSTASVLSALGADYRFQTPVTLEGTLTNGLFLGDLVVDSSGDPSLGSWRFPETALACEQVADALQAKGVRQWKGQVRVRGIDDDVPFGPGWAWDDVAYAYSAAPTPFVFRENVVDLALSRPEGADCALPPHVQLTPAFATLSTVVRVDPNAERANLSCTRQRGAPGVRCVWRSPVNQCPRTANVRLSVDEPQVLFAACVEEALLKRGVPRLPSTLEAPAPLRPPIPEPLVTLASPPLSELVKVTNKESLNLYAERLGLRFARERGGVEGYANLRTALAEELTRRGIPARDLRPVDGSGLSRYNLATARGLARVLFTSLREPYGAALVDSLPVAGVDGTLANRPVTPITAGRIRAKTGTLSGQKCFAGVVDRPGDAEHPRVVFALMLGNMDEATALPANEAFDRFAAALVELPLRAP; from the coding sequence ATGAGCCGCGCACTCTCCCTCTGTCTCGTCCTGGCCGCCGCCGCCCTGCCCGTCGGCTGTCGTCACGCCCAACACCCCGCGACGCCCACCGTGAATTCGGTGGCGACTTCGCTGTTCGCCACGCTGGAGGACGAGGGCGCGCTGGCGAGCGCCTTCGTGTTGGACGCGACCACGGGCGAGCCGCTGTATGCCCACCGGGAGCACGTGCGGCTGTTGCCCGCGTCGACGATGAAGGTCGTCTCCACCGCGTCCGTCCTCTCCGCCCTGGGCGCGGACTATCGCTTCCAGACCCCGGTGACGCTGGAGGGGACGCTGACCAACGGGCTGTTCCTCGGCGACCTCGTGGTGGACTCGTCGGGAGACCCGTCCCTGGGCTCGTGGCGCTTCCCCGAGACGGCGCTCGCGTGTGAGCAGGTGGCCGACGCGCTCCAGGCGAAGGGTGTGCGCCAGTGGAAGGGCCAGGTGCGCGTGCGCGGCATCGACGACGACGTGCCCTTCGGCCCCGGCTGGGCCTGGGATGATGTCGCGTACGCCTACAGCGCGGCGCCCACGCCCTTCGTCTTCCGCGAGAACGTGGTGGACCTCGCGCTCTCCCGCCCCGAGGGCGCGGACTGCGCGCTCCCGCCCCACGTCCAGCTCACGCCCGCCTTCGCCACGCTCTCCACCGTCGTCCGCGTGGACCCGAACGCCGAGCGCGCCAACCTCTCCTGCACCCGTCAGCGCGGCGCGCCCGGCGTGCGCTGTGTGTGGCGCTCGCCCGTCAACCAGTGTCCGCGCACGGCCAACGTGCGGCTCTCCGTGGACGAGCCCCAGGTGCTGTTCGCCGCGTGCGTCGAGGAGGCCCTGCTCAAGCGAGGCGTGCCGCGCCTGCCCTCCACGCTGGAGGCCCCCGCCCCCTTGCGTCCGCCCATCCCCGAGCCGCTCGTCACCCTGGCGAGCCCGCCCCTGTCCGAGCTGGTGAAGGTCACCAACAAGGAGTCACTCAACCTCTACGCGGAGCGGCTGGGCCTGCGCTTCGCCCGTGAGCGCGGCGGCGTGGAGGGCTACGCGAACCTGCGCACCGCGCTCGCCGAGGAGCTCACCCGCCGAGGCATCCCCGCCCGCGACTTGCGCCCCGTCGATGGCAGCGGCCTGTCGCGCTACAACCTGGCCACCGCGCGAGGACTGGCGCGCGTGCTCTTCACCAGCCTGCGCGAGCCCTATGGCGCGGCGTTGGTGGACAGCCTGCCCGTGGCGGGCGTCGACGGCACCCTCGCCAACCGCCCGGTGACGCCCATCACCGCGGGCCGCATCCGCGCCAAGACGGGCACGCTGTCCGGACAGAAGTGCTTCGCGGGCGTGGTGGACCGGCCCGGAGATGCCGAGCACCCGCGCGTCGTCTTCGCGCTGATGCTGGGCAACATGGACGAGGCCACCGCGCTGCCCGCCAACGAGGCGTTCGACCGCTTCGCCGCGGCCCTCGTGGAGCTGCCCCTGCGCGCGCCGTAG